The proteins below are encoded in one region of Colletotrichum lupini chromosome 5, complete sequence:
- a CDS encoding cutinase transcription factor 1 alpha: MGTVETLLKAYFQWFHPCFPVVDEVDVWTSFKDGTLSPLLLHAILFIAVIHCKEDDLPAVGLGGRHVAKWVFYNRAKDIYDVEVEPKKFTVTQALFLMSFWRAGLLLEKDARHWLGAAISLAQTKALHRSSRSAVTEKRTERLSRRLWWAIYVRERQCAAALGLPNRIRDEDCDIEPLEQLDFERAFDSTLPIHKAQEYIAYFISIAQLSRVLGKIVHSGYLPSKSLSPNDRSQMRDDLVRWRQQLPAVMSLANNEFDDAAGFHANQVALAVLKKVKKSTGRSPSRLRQGTPASSRICCWRGICVTGKFTS; encoded by the exons ATGGGAA CCGTGGAAACGTTGCTTAAGGCGTACTTCCAATGGTTCCACCCATGCTTCCCTGTTGTGGATGAGGTAGATGTTTGGACGAGCTTCAAGGATGGCACCTTATCCCCTTTGCTCCTACACGCGATCCTCTTCATAGCTGTCATTCACTGCAAGGAAGATGATCTACCAGCCGTTGGACTCGGAGGCCGTCATGTTGCCAAGTGGGTGTTCTACAATCGCGCAAAGGACATTTACGACGTCGAGGTTGAGCCAAAAAAGTTCACAGTCACCCAAGCTTTGTTTCTTATGAGCTTTTGGAGAGCTGGATTGCTCCTAGAGAAGGACGCCCGGCACTGGCTTGGCGCAGCCATCAGTCTTGCTCAGACGAAGGCGCTCCACCGATCCTCGAGATCCGCTGTAACCGAGAAGAGGACCGAGAGACTTTCTAGACGCTTGTGGTGGGCCATCTATGTCCGCGAAAGGCAGTGTGCTGCAGCATTGGGCCTACCAAACCGGATTCGAGACGAAGATTGTGATATTGAGCCGTTAGAGCAACTTGATTTCGAGCGTGCGTTTGACTCGACGTTGCCGATTCACAAAGCCCAAGAGTATATCGCATACTTCATCAGCATTGCTCAACTCTCTAGAGTACTGGGGAAGATCGTTCATAGCGGATACCTCCCCAGCAAGTCACTATCCCCGAATGATCGGTCTCAAATGAGAGACGACCTCGTGAGATGGAGACAGCAACTTCCTGCAGTCATGTCCCTCGCCAACAACGAATTTGATGATGCGGCGGGCTTTCATGCCA ATCAGGTTGCATTGGCAGTGCTGAAGAAAGTCAAGAAGTCGACGGGCAGATCGCCCTCCAGGCTGCGGCAAGGAACTCCCGCATCATCGAGGATATGCTGCTGGAGGGGGATCTGCGTCACGGGCAAATTCACGTCATAA
- a CDS encoding succinate-CoA ligase, whose product MATKLSPQLKCLSQKLRAPKLARGFSFTAGHRGAYESTIANLSIDQNTRVIYQGFTGKAATKNARDTIEYGTQIVGGVSPGKGGQDHLGLPVFDTVHEVRNPQHPLRYAIQLTKYYIQAVKDVKPHASAVFVPAQFAAGAIIEAIEAEIPLVVSVAEHVPLHDMARVQEILRTQSRTRLVGPNCPGIIAPDQCRIGIMPYKQYTKGVVGIVSKSGTLSYEAVGATTKAGLGQSIVVGMGGDMMPGTTLLDGLKLFFEHEETRGIIVIGEIGGEAELRAAEAIRDYRKLTPNPKPIIAMVAGRTAPQGKTMGHAGAILSARDVPADVKAKALEEAGAIVVPHPGAMRNEMRRLLNL is encoded by the exons ATGGCCACGAAATTATCTCCCCAACTCAAGTGCTTGTCTCAGAAACTTCGCGCTCCTAAACTTGCCAGGGGATTCTCATTCACGGCCGGGCATCGAGGTGCATACGAGAGTACGATTGCCAATTTAAGCATTGATCAGAATACCAGAGTGATATATCAAG GATTTACTGGTAAAGCA GCCACCAAAAATGCACGAGACACAATAGAATATGGCACGCAGATTGTTGGGGGCGTCTCCCCTGGGAAAGGTGGTCAGGATCATCTCGGCCTGCCAGTGTTTGACACAGTACATGAAGTACGAAATCCTCAACATCCTCTGAGGTATGCGATTCAGCTGACGAAATATTATATACAGGCCGTAAAAGATGTGAAGCCACACGCAAGCGCAGTCTTCGTTCCTGCCCAATTCGCAGCAGGGGCAATCATTGAAGCAATCGAGGCTGAAATTCCGCTCGTCGTTTCAGTTGCTGAACATGTGCCCCTTCATGATATGGCTAGGGTTCAAGAGATTCTCCGAACACAAAGTAGAACGCGACTTGTAGGACCCAATTGCCCCGGGATTATCGCACCCGACCAATGCCGCATTGGCATCATGCCGTACAAGCAGTACACAAAAGGCGTTGTTGGGATTGTTTCCAAAAGCGGAACGCTCAGTTACGAAGCTGTAGGAGCCACAACCAAAGCTGGACTTGGACAGAGTATCGTTGTTGGAATGGGCGGAGATATGATGCCAG GTACCACACTTCTGGATGGGCTCAAATTATTCTTTGAACATGAAGAGACCAGGGGAATCATCGTCATTGGCGAGATTGGCGGCGAAGCTGAGCTTAGAGCAGCGGAGGCCATAAGAGATTACAGAAAATTGACGCCTAACCCAAAACCAATAATTGCAATGGTCGCCGGGAGAACGGCGCCGCAAGGAAAAACGATGGGTCATGCCGGTGCTATTCTTTCAGCGAGAGATGTGCCTGCCGATGTTAAAGCAAAAGCACTCGAGGAGGCGGGTGCAATTGTTGTGCCGCACCCAGGAGCCATGCGTAATGAGATGAGACGACTCCTGAATCTGTAG